The genomic region TAAACCGCCCGCGCGGATGATCCCCGGCAGATTGTCGATATGGGTGATGTGGTACAGCCAAACACGCTCGGGGACGGGCATAAGGTTAGGCCGAGCCAGTCAGGATTTCGACTTGCCGGATCAGTTCCGACGTGACGCGGCGCTGGCCGGTGAGTAGGTCTTGCATGAGGCCGGTTTTGATTCGTTTCAATTTTGATAATTCTTTACCGCCGGAGATCACATCTTCCTTATGGAACGCCAGATTTTCGACAATTTGGCTTCTTTCTAAATCTTTCGGCCACGGAATTAAAAACGAGCGAATTTGCTGATAATTTAAGCCTTCGCGATTTCCGCCCGCATTTAATCGCGCAATCTGATCCTGCCCAATATACGAAGACAGTACTAACGATAAGTAGTTGGCGTCTTGTTCATTTGGTTTTGGAAGCCGGATTGCACAGACATGTTGATTGACGTTTGCGATACCAAGTGACTTAGGCACCGGGCAACAACGACCGATTGAAGCTCCAGTGATGTTCAGTAATACGTCATGCGCCATAATTTCACTGGATTGCATTGCCTCGTGAGTTGATTGGTCAATATAGGCAACGTCGGCAAGTTTCAAACCATCGAAAGTTACATTTTGGCTGCGAATAAATAAAATGCCGGAGTTTTTGTAAACTTCGCTACCACCCCTTGGCGTGACACCGCTTCCGACATAATTAGCCAAACTATCAATCGTTTTCACTTCCCAGGCAATCGGTAAATAGCCCAGCTCTGTTTTCTTATACAAATCCGGCCTATCTTCCCAATGCGGGCGAATTTGGCCGGTTTCATCGATGCCGCGCTTCATCAGGTCTTGCAGCAAGCCTTGTTTGATTTTTTCCTGTTTGGTTAATTGCGCTTCGGCGGTGGCGATAGCTTCGTCGATGGTGTCGAGAATGGTGGCAATGGCTTTTTGTTCATCTATAGCCGGAACAAAAATTAATAGTTCTTTGATTTGTTCAAGCGTGATTCCTTTAACGGTGGAACCAATAGAAACTCGTTCAAGCTTTTCTTGCTGATAATGTAATGACCTAACAAGATATGCAGAATCAAGCTGTTTTTCTTTTGGAAATAATGCTTTTATATCTTGATTAATCGCAGTTGGAAAGCTAGTAACTGATGCTCGTCCTACTGCCATACGTGTACATAGCAATGGAATACCCGGCGGTATTAATTTTGACGAGCAGCTTTTTAATCCTTCTTCGGTTATCGAGTCTTGAGTTTTAAATAAACCAAATTGATTGTCTTTGAAATCTTTTACAGAAGCCCACGGTATATTGCCGTTCCAATAAAAAGAACAATTTTTTGAAGGCGTTCCACCACCGGCAATGTTGTCTAAAAGACTGCCTAATGGTTGAAAATTATCATTCATACCCCAACCCCCTCAAAAATCCTTCCAGCCTTTTCGTCGCTTTGTGTTTCCGCTGGGCAATATCGGCATAGGTTTCCTGATATTTGTCCCACCAGTTTTCCAATTCGGCGATGGCGGCTTGGCGCTGGCTTTGCAAGGCACGGTCGAGCTGGCTGGCGATGCCTTCGAAAAATACCGACAAATACAAGGCTTGCGCCTCCGCTTCGCTTAACGCGCGAATCTTGCGCTCCAGACGGATCAGCAGAATCTTCTTCAATCGGGTGATGATTTTCTTGGTTTTGGCCAGTCCGGCTTTGATGGCGACGTAAGGCGCCAGCAAGGTTTCCAGTTCCTTGATGCGCGGCGTCTGTTTGGCGAGCGTCGCATCCAGGCTTTCGAGTTCCCGTTCCAATGAGGCAACATTAAAGCCGTGTTGACGGCAATACTCTATCGAGCCATCTCCTTTTCCCCAAAGCTGCTTCTTGCGCAGCAGAGCGGTTTTTTGATGGTATTTTAGGGTACGTAATTCGTCTTCCAGTTGCTTGGCGTAATGGTCTTCATCCTCGCCGATTTCGAAATCCTCCGGCCCAGCCTCGAAGGCTTCCTTGTCGCTTTCCAGCGCCGCCTGCTTAGCTTCCAATTTTTGCCAGCGTTGCAGCAGCAACGGCGTCAGTTTGACCGGCAAGATTTCGGTTTTTAAATCCACCTTGACCTTGCTGTCCTTGTCCTGGCTTTCTTCCAACGCCGATTGCAAAGCATCCCACCATGCTCCAATCAAATAACGCGCGGCCCTATCCGGCGCGG from Methylosarcina fibrata AML-C10 harbors:
- a CDS encoding restriction endonuclease subunit S is translated as MNDNFQPLGSLLDNIAGGGTPSKNCSFYWNGNIPWASVKDFKDNQFGLFKTQDSITEEGLKSCSSKLIPPGIPLLCTRMAVGRASVTSFPTAINQDIKALFPKEKQLDSAYLVRSLHYQQEKLERVSIGSTVKGITLEQIKELLIFVPAIDEQKAIATILDTIDEAIATAEAQLTKQEKIKQGLLQDLMKRGIDETGQIRPHWEDRPDLYKKTELGYLPIAWEVKTIDSLANYVGSGVTPRGGSEVYKNSGILFIRSQNVTFDGLKLADVAYIDQSTHEAMQSSEIMAHDVLLNITGASIGRCCPVPKSLGIANVNQHVCAIRLPKPNEQDANYLSLVLSSYIGQDQIARLNAGGNREGLNYQQIRSFLIPWPKDLERSQIVENLAFHKEDVISGGKELSKLKRIKTGLMQDLLTGQRRVTSELIRQVEILTGSA